From Ostrinia nubilalis chromosome 9, ilOstNubi1.1, whole genome shotgun sequence, one genomic window encodes:
- the LOC135074489 gene encoding 26S proteasome non-ATPase regulatory subunit 12: MTTNGDIGGLDASGKIIKMEVDYSTTCDEKIPLWKSWASKGKVQEAIDQLLALEKQTRTGADMASTARILVAVVQICFEAKNWSALNDHIVLLSKRRSQLKQAVVKMVQECCTYVDKTPDKETKIKLIETLRSITEGKIYVEVERARLTHILAKIREEEGNIAEAAKIIQELQVETYGSMDKREKVELILEQMRLCLAIKDYIRTQIISKKINTKFFEEDDTQELKEKFYRLMIAVDQHNGQYLAVCRHFRALGQLAGSDALVGSVVFLVLAPYDNEQADLTHRLNEDKDLDKLPEYKQLLGLFINPEIIRWNTLCSMYEKMLRSTPYFDSADEKGQERWNDLKNRVVEHNIRIMSMYYTRITVKRMSQLLGLSESETEEALSQLVVSTIVKAKIDRPAGVVHFSLNMDASDRLNEWSNNLNSLMQLVNKTTHLINKEECVHKHLLATAE; the protein is encoded by the exons atgacTACAAACGGAGATATTGGTGGCCTAGATGCCAgtggaaaaataattaaaatggaa GTGGATTATAGCACCACTTGCGATGAAAAAATTCCCCTTTGGAAATCATGGGCTTCCAAAGGAAAGGTACAAGAAGCTATAGACCAGCTACTGGCTCTTGAGAAGCAGACGAGAACG GGAGCTGATATGGCATCTACTGCTAGGATTTTAGTAGCTGTAGTCCAAATTTGCTTTGAGGCTAAGAACTGGTCAGCTCTGAATGACCATATTGTACTTCTTTCAAAGAGACG GTCACAACTCAAACAAGCAGTCGTCAAAATGGTCCAAGAGTGTTGCACTTATGTTGACAAAACTCCAGATAAAGAGACTAAAATAAAACTCATTGAGACCTTAAGATCTATCACAGAGGGCAAAATTTACGTTGAAGTTGAACGGGCCAGGCTGACTCACATTTTGGCCAAGATCCGTGAGGAAGAAGGCAATATCGCAGAAGCTGCAAAGATCATCCAAGAATTGCAGGTCGAAACGTATGGGTCAATGGATAAACGGGAGAAAGTTGAGCTTATTTTGGAACAGATGAGACTGTGCTTGGCTATAAAAGACTACATCCGTACCCAGATtatttctaagaaaattaatactAAGTTCTTTGAAGAGGATGATACACAG GAGTTGAAAGAAAAGTTCTACCGATTAATGATTGCGGTAGACCAACATAACGGCCAGTATCTCGCCGTCTGCAGACACTTCAGGGCTCTGGGCCAGTTAGCCGGATCAGATGCGCTGGTCGGCAGTGTGGTGTTCCTAGTATTGGCTCCGTATGACAACGAGCAGGCGGACTTGACACACAGGCTCAATGAAGACAAGGATCTTGATAAGCTGCCTGAGTACAA ACAACTTCTTGGTCTCTTCATCAACCCTGAAATCATTAGATGGAACACCCTGTGCTCCATGTACGAAAAGATGCTTCGTTCTACTCCATACTTCGATTCCGCAGATGAGAAGGGCCAGGAACGCTGGAACGATCTGAAGAACCGTGTTGTAGAACAT AACATTCGCATTATGTCTATGTACTACACCCGCATCACGGTGAAACGTATGAGCCAGCTGCTTGGCCTCAGCGAGTCAGAGACGGAGGAAGCGCTGAGCCAACTCGTGGTCAGCACGATCGTGAAAGCCAAGATCGACCGGCCGGCTGGCGTTGTACACTTTAG CTTAAACATGGACGCATCGGACCGTCTCAACGAGTGGTCAAATAACTTGAACAGCTTGATGCAACTTGTGAACAAGACGACACATTTGATCAACAAAGAAGAATGCGTCCACAAACATCTTCTGGCGACAGCCGAGTAA